A genomic stretch from Poecilia reticulata strain Guanapo linkage group LG20, Guppy_female_1.0+MT, whole genome shotgun sequence includes:
- the myd88 gene encoding myeloid differentiation primary response protein MyD88, whose translation MDGTDSKVNLGSIPLVALNVTVRKKLGFYLNPKHTVAADWTAVAETMGFSYLEIKNYETSRNPTKTVLDDWAARNSEASVGKLVSILEEVERKDIVEDLQPLIDEDVRKYLETQKKKAEPPVQVPEVDSCVPRTPERSGITVDDVPGSITEMFDAFICYCQSDFEFVLEMIKELEQTEYNLKLCVFDRNVLPGSCVWTITSELIERRCKRMVVVISDEYLDSDACDFQTKFALSLCPGARSKRLIPVVYKSMTKPFPSILRFLTVCDYTRRCTQAWFWVRLAKALALP comes from the exons ATGGACGGTACCGATTCCAAAGTCAATCTCGGTTCGATCCCTCTGGTTGCGCTTAATGTGACCGTAAGGAAAAAGTTGGGATTTTATCTGAACCCCAAACACACGGTGGCTGCCGACTGGACGGCTGTTGCGGAGACCATGGGCTTCTCTTACCTGGAGATAAAGAACTACGAGACTTCCAGGAACCCCACCAAGACCGTCCTAGACGACTGGGCGGCTCGGAACTCGGAGGCTTCGGTCGGGAAGTTGGTTTCTATtctggaggaggtggagaggaAAGACATCGTGGAAGATCTCCAACCTTTGATAG ACGAGGATGTCAGGAAATACCTTGAGACCcaaaagaagaaagcagaacCGCCAGTCCAGGTTCCTGAGGTCGACAGCTGTGTCCCTCGCACACCAGAGAGGTCTGGAATCACCGTGGACGACGTCCCAGGAA GTATCACGGAGATGTTTGACGCCTTCATCTGCTACTGCCAGAGCGACTTTGAGTTTGTCCTCGAGATGATCAAGGAGTTGGAGCAGACGGAGTACAACTTGAAACTCTGCGTGTTTGACAGGAATGTGCTCCCAGGCTCGTGTGTGTGGACCATCACCAGTGAGCTGATTGAGAGAAG GTGTAAGAGGATGGTGGTGGTGATTTCTGACGAATATCTGGACAGCGATGCCTGTGATTTTCAGACCAAGTTCGCTCTCAGCCTCTGCCCTG GGGCTCGAAGCAAACGTCTCATTCCGGTGGTCTACAAGTCGATGACAAAACCGTTTCCCAGCATCCTGCGTTTCTTGACAGTATGCGACTACACCCGGCGCTGCACCCAGGCTTGGTTCTGGGTTCGGCTCGCCAAAGCGCTCGCATTGCCCTAA